The genomic window GCATGCGCCGACCCGGCGAGACGATCTACCGACTCATGCCGCGGCCGCGCTGAGCGTTCGGCCCGAAGTCCCCTAGAAGCGATCTAGCCAGTCCTGCCGCCGCACGAAGCGCAGATCGCGCAGCAAGGGAGATTTTACGCGCAGTTCGAAAAAGTAGCTCTGTCGCTCGCCAAACGGGATGACCTGCAGGGATAGCTCCCAGCAGTGCAGATCCCGATACAGCGCAATCGAGGTCGTGGTCATGCGAGCCTGAACCAGATCGTATCCCGTGATACCCGAAAGGCGCCAGCCCGGGGTGAGGGACACGCTAAAGGAGGCGCTCAGAGCCGAGGACCAGATGCGCCGGCCCGGCTCTGGGTATTGGAAGCGCACGTAAGCGTTTAGCGCAACGTTCCAGGGTCGCTCCAGAAGCGCCGCGGCCGAATCCGAACGAACCCGAATCCCAAGGAGCTCAGGCCGCAGAGCAGCGCTCAAGGAAAAGCCCCAGGAATCCAGCCGCAACAGCCCCTGACCGGCCCGAAAGGCCCACTGGTTGCGCACCCGGCCCCGGGCGTCCAACGCGTAGGGGCTCCACGTGATGGTTCCGTCCAAGGAGGTGCCGGACCACAGGGTTGTGCGAGCGGCAAGCACAAGCGGGCTCCAGGCCAGGGAGTCGACCCCGATCCGATAGCCGCTAAGCAGGCTCAGCGACTCCACAATCCGAATGACCTCATAGCGCCGGCCGTTGCCGAGGGTATCCGGGATAGCCCGGCGCGTCTCAAGCCGGTTGTTGAGGCCCATACTCAGCACCCCTCCGCCCCTCTGCGGGGGGGCTCCGTAGAGGGCCCCCTCGAAGGGGCTATAGAGCGCCGTGCGGCCCTGTGCATCGACCTGCACGCGACGAAAGTAACCCCAGAGCGGAGCCCTGTAGTCGGGCGTCCAGCGCAGCGACAGCGACGGCTCCAGAACGTGTCGAAAGCCCTCCAGCGACCCCAGGCGCCAGGGGAAGATGCCAAAAAGCCGCGTCACTAGCCCCGCGCCCACGTCCAGGGTGCGCAGGGCGCGGAATCCGCGCACGCGGAGCGTGTCCACGCGGCCGCGCTCCGGGTTCCAGCGCAGCCGCAGGGTCTGCAAGTACCAGGCCTCCGTGTAGTTGAGCGCGGGGCTTATGGTTATGTACCGCAGCACAGGGAAGGAAGCGTACACGGGCACCTGATGCAGCGCGCCGGCCCGAAAGCGCTCCTCCTCTGCGCCCATGGCGAGCCGGTACAGACGCGCCGAACGCAAGGCGTCAAACCAGGACACCTCCGGATAGGCGGGGTTGGGCCGAAACGCGAACCGGTTTTGCAGCTCCAGACTGTAGCTCACGTTGATCGCCTCATACCAGCGACGGCCCTCCGAGCCGTGGCGGAACGGGGCGAAGGTTCGACGGCTTATCCGCAGCGTGGGCGCCTGAAGCTGCATGACCCCAGTGGCCAAATCCAGCGTCTGCGAGGCGTCCAGAGAAAGGCTCCAGGGGCTCTGGGGGGCGCTGCGGGTAAGCGCGATCGTGTTGCGGATGTCGCGCCGCCACAGGTCGGCCAGATCCCGGCTGAGGCGCCGGAAATACGTCCCGCTGGCCAGATACACGTTCGCCGAAAGCCGCGTCCATGGGTCCAGCTCCTGCGCGTGGGCCCACCGCAGATGGGCCTCTGTACGGCGCTGGTATGCGGGATCCTCCGGCTCTCCGAGCACCTGCCGCAAGTAGCCCAGTTCCAGAGCGCCCTGAAAGCGATATCGCAGGGCATAGCGCAACTCGGCGCGCAGGCCCCAGCTGCCACGCGTCCAGACGTCCCCTCGCAGCGTCAGGTCCAGATGATCGCTGATGCCCCAGTAGTAGCCGCCATCGCGCAGGAAAAACCCGAGCACAGGGCTTTGTCCGTAGGTGGGCAGCAGCAACCCCGAGCGCCGACGCGTCTCGAGCGGAAAGTAGGCGAAGGGCAGCCAAAGCGGCGTAGGCAGGTTGAGCACGTGCAGCTGCACGTTCTGCGCGAGCACCTCTCGCTGTTCGATCAGCTTCATGCGGCCGGCACGCAGAAAAAAGTGCGGCCGGTTGAGCTCGCAGGTCGAAAACCGAGCCCCTTGTATAAACAGCACCCGGGGTTCGACGCGCTTGGCCACCTCGGCCCGCAGTGAGCCTTGTTCCAGCCGACCCTGCGCTCCCACGATCCGACCCCGGCGCGTGCGGTAGTTGTAGGCGATCTCTTGGCCCGTTAAGACCTCTGCCGCCTGCACGAGGCGCGGCAGCTCGGCGCCTTGGGCTCTGGCCTCCAGAAGAGCGGAGCCGGATTCCAGGCTCACCGCGGGCGCCTCCAGGACGACCTCCTCGTAGCGTAGCCGCACCCCACCGAAGAGCTCCAGGCGTATCGCGTGGGAATCAACGCGGACCACGAGGGAATCCCGAACCAAAAAACGCACCCCCGTGCGCAACGTATCGGCCCTTTGGGCCTGCGCTGCGCCAAAGAGCGCAACGAAAAAGAGGGCGCTTAAGGCCCAGCGCATGCGCGTTCGAAGATCAGCTGCGCAGCGCCCAGCACGCCGGCCTGATTACCCAAGGCGGCGGGCCGGAGCTCAAGACCATCTCGGAAAGGCGGCATAAGGCGCTCTAGAAGGGCCGCTTGAGCCGGCTCCAAAAGCAGCCCCCCGGCCTGCGCCACACCGCCGCCTACGATTATACACCGAACGTCCAGCAGATGCACCGCGCTTGCGAGCGCATATCCAAGCAGGCGCCCCGCCTCGGCTAGAACCGCACGCGCT from Bacteroidota bacterium includes these protein-coding regions:
- a CDS encoding putative LPS assembly protein LptD gives rise to the protein MRWALSALFFVALFGAAQAQRADTLRTGVRFLVRDSLVVRVDSHAIRLELFGGVRLRYEEVVLEAPAVSLESGSALLEARAQGAELPRLVQAAEVLTGQEIAYNYRTRRGRIVGAQGRLEQGSLRAEVAKRVEPRVLFIQGARFSTCELNRPHFFLRAGRMKLIEQREVLAQNVQLHVLNLPTPLWLPFAYFPLETRRRSGLLLPTYGQSPVLGFFLRDGGYYWGISDHLDLTLRGDVWTRGSWGLRAELRYALRYRFQGALELGYLRQVLGEPEDPAYQRRTEAHLRWAHAQELDPWTRLSANVYLASGTYFRRLSRDLADLWRRDIRNTIALTRSAPQSPWSLSLDASQTLDLATGVMQLQAPTLRISRRTFAPFRHGSEGRRWYEAINVSYSLELQNRFAFRPNPAYPEVSWFDALRSARLYRLAMGAEEERFRAGALHQVPVYASFPVLRYITISPALNYTEAWYLQTLRLRWNPERGRVDTLRVRGFRALRTLDVGAGLVTRLFGIFPWRLGSLEGFRHVLEPSLSLRWTPDYRAPLWGYFRRVQVDAQGRTALYSPFEGALYGAPPQRGGGVLSMGLNNRLETRRAIPDTLGNGRRYEVIRIVESLSLLSGYRIGVDSLAWSPLVLAARTTLWSGTSLDGTITWSPYALDARGRVRNQWAFRAGQGLLRLDSWGFSLSAALRPELLGIRVRSDSAAALLERPWNVALNAYVRFQYPEPGRRIWSSALSASFSVSLTPGWRLSGITGYDLVQARMTTTSIALYRDLHCWELSLQVIPFGERQSYFFELRVKSPLLRDLRFVRRQDWLDRF